The genomic interval GGCGAGCAGGTCGTCGGCGACCTGCTCGACGGTGTCGCCGCGGTCGTCGGCGTCGGTCGAGACGAACTCCCCGAGCGCGTCCCGGAGGAGTTCGGGGTCGAGGGTCGAGTCGAGGACGGTCGGGGCGGTCCGGACCCTGACGGTTCGGCTCGCGGCGTCGGCGCTCGCTCGCTCCGCGCGCTCGGCGCGAAAGCCGAGCGTCTCCAGCGCCTCGCGGTACTCGTCGAACACCGCGGCCTCGCCCGCGGTGAGTTCGAGTTCGACCGGCTGGGCGAGCATCTGGGTCGTCGTGTCGTCGGCGAACTCCGCGGCGAGTCGCTCGTAGTTGACCCGCTCGTCGGCGGCGTGCTGGTCCACGAGGACGAGTCCGTCGGGCGTCTCGGCGACGACGTAGGTGTCGTGGAGTTGACCCAGAATCCGCATCCGCGGAAGCCGGTCGAACTCGGGGTCGGGGGTCGGGTCGCCCGCGAGCGTCTCGGCCTCGGTCGGGGCCGAGAACTTCCGGTCGGAGTCGGCGACCGAGGAGGTGTCCGCAGTCGGGCGAGTATCGACAGTCGGGTCGGAGTCGGCCGCCGAGTCGGCCTCGGCGGCCGACTCCGGGGCGCGGGAACGAGACGACCCCTCGCCCGATTCCGAGGGCCCGGACGCCGCCGACGGCGGCGTCCGGGCCGTCTCCGCCTCGGTCACCGAGTTCGCAGAGGTCGCGTCCCCGGTCGAGCCCACGGAGCGTGCGTTTGCGGGCGAATCTACGGGTCCCTCGTTCGCGGTCGACTCCGAGACCCGCGAGTCGTCGGTCGGGGTCGACTGAGCCGACGAGTCCGTCTCTGGATTCGAATCCGCACCCGACTCGCCATCCGCGCCCAGCGTCGCCTGCTCGCGAGGGCGGTCGTCGGTCCCCGTCGCCAGTTCGGCCTGCTCGCTCTCGTCGGCGCGCTCGGGTTCGACGCGGGCCTCCTCGGGGGCGCTCGCGCCCCGCGGGGCCGACGACCGGACGAGGCCGTGGTCGAGCAGGGCGTCCTCGACCGCGCGCTCGACCGCCGCCTTCACGGCCGACTCCTTCTCCCAGCGACACTCCATTTTCCTCGGGTGGACGTTCACGTCGACCTCGCTCGGGGGCACGTCCACGAACAGGACGGCGAAGGGGTAGCGCTCCGCGGAGAGCTGGCCGCCGTACGCCGAGAGGACGGCGTCTCGGACGACGGGAGAACTCACGTACCGGCCGTTGACGTAGGTCGAGAGGTACTCGCGGGTGCTTCGAGTGGTCTCGGGGTCGCTCACGTAGCCCGAGATCGAGACGCCCGCGTCGCTTTCGTCGCCTTCGACTCGAATCATCGACGTGGCGACCTCCCGGCCGTACACCGACAGGAGCGCCGACTGGAGGTCCCCCCGGCCGGTCGTGGCGAACACCTCGCGGCCGTCGTGGGTCAGCGACACGGCCACGTCGGGGTTTGCGAGCGCGTACCGGGTGACCACGGTGTTGACGTGCGAGAACTCCGTGGTCGTGGTCTTGAGGTACTTGCGGCGCGCGGGGGTGTTGTAGAAGAGGTCGGCGACCTCCACGGTGGTCCCCTCGGGACGCCCCGCGGAACCGACCGACGCGACCTCGCCCTCGTCCATCCGGAGTTCGGTGGCGCGGTCGCCCTCTCGCGGTTTCGTCGTGATGGTCACCCGAGCGACCGCGCCGATGGTGTGGAGCGCCTCGCCCCGGAAGCCCAGCGTCGTCACGCCCGAATCGAGGTCGTCTGCGTCCTCGATTTTGCTGGTGGTGTGTTCGCGGACCGCGGCGCGCACGTCGGCCTCGCTCATGCCGACGCCGTCGTCGCTGACGACGATGCGGTCGGTGCCGCCCGATTCGACCGTCACGTCGATGCGGTCGGCGTCGGCGTCGAGGCTGTTCTCGACCAGTTCCTTGACGACCGAGGCGGGGCGCTCGACCACCTCGCCCGCCGCGATCTTCCGGATGGTGTCGTCGTCGAGTCGGGTGATTCGGTTGGTGTCGGTCATTGCTGTCCTCGCGGGAGAGTCGCTAGCGCCTACGACGAACGGGGGTGGTTTCAATCCATTGCTGACCCCCGCGTGGCTCCGAGGGGCGTGGACGCCGAACAGTATATTTTACATATATTATAGCCATAGAAATTTTTATTATCGTGTAGATTTTAGATAGATTGTGGTAGAAAATAATCCCGACCACAGCGATGACGTATCGAATCTCGGCCGCAGGACCGTCCTGAAGGCGACTTCCGGTGCCCTCGTGGGCGTCGGTCTGGGCGGCGTCGCGAGCGCCAGCGGCGACGGGAAGAACGACGAGCGGGTCGAAGGCGAGGTCCCCTACCCCGACCACAGCAAACTCCTCGTCGACGACTCGCTCACGTCGCTCACTCCCCGGTACCACCTGCTGACGGTGGACGAGGACCGATTGCTCGAACTGGTCGAGGCGGCGAAACTGGACGAGGCCGACGAGCAAGAGGCCCGCGACAGCCTCAAGGACCTCTGGTCGACCTACGAGGTCCGCAAGGTCCGCGACGGGAAGGACTTCGTCCTCACGCTCGACGACGACGGCCCGAGCGCGCTCGGCGGGAAGGACGAGGCCGAGAAGTTCTCGACCGCCGGAGAGGCCGTCTCCTTCGGGTTCGCCAAGCGTAACGGCGGGCGCAACGAGATCGGTGCCCAGTGGTACGGTTCGACCCACAAGACCATGACGAGGGACGTGCTGGAGAGTCACTTCGACCTCTACAGCTACGAGGAAGACGACATCGTCGAGTACTCCCCGAAGCCCGACACGAACCCGTGTGACGGCTGTGGGCAGTGGGTCGAGTCGGCCGACTGGCCCAGCTGGGTCAAGGACGCCGTCAAGAAGGGGCTCAACGAGTTCGCCCACCACTACGGCCACTACTACGACCCCAACCACTACACCGTCGACCTCGGGTACGGCATCACCATCGAGTTCAACGGTCTGGGCGGCGCACCGTGGTTCTGCGAGTACGAGATGGGCGAGGCCGAGGACACCTCCTACTCGACCCAGCGCGAACACCTCGGACGTGCGATCCACTACGTCCAGGACGTGTCGGTGCCCCTCCACAGCGGCATGGGCATCGAGCAGATGAACCTCGAACTCGACTGCGACTTCGACGGCTGTGAGGTCCTCGACCCCTACTACGACCTCCACTACAGCTACGAGGAGTGGGTCAAGAACAACCTCACCTCGGGCGAGAACTTCCTCGACGACTGCACGATGATCGCCTACAACAACGACCCCTTCGACTGCGTCGAGAACGTCGCCGACGAGGGCAACAGCTACGCCTACGAGGTGTTCCACCTCGTGAAGGAGAACGGGACGGACTTCGATAGCTGGAGTTCGACCGACTACGACGACCTCGTCGAAGCGACCGCCAACTCCCTGAGCCACGGCTACGGCTACACCCACGCGCTCGTCGAACAGCTCTACTGAACCCGGGAGTCCGTCTTCGACGCTCGTCCGAACGACCTCCGTCGGCCGACGGAGGTCGTTCGGCTGACGAGTACCTGAGGACTTCCCGACGGTTTTTCTGCCGGTTACCCGACGATTGTCCGACCATCGAACCGGTCGAACCCGGGACGACTGACCGACCGCGGTCGGTCAGTCGTCCCGGATTCGGAGCGTCGTGCGGTAGTAACTGCCCCCGTACTCGTAGTGGCGACTCCACGTCCGAGCGCCCGACTCGTCGGGCGGGGTCGGGTCCTCTATGGCGAGGCGTTCGATGACCTCCTCGAACGCCTCGGATATCGGCTCGCGCTCGTCGTGCACGCCGCCGTCGGCCGCCTCCAGAACGTCGGCGACCGCCTCGGTCGGCTCGTCGAACGTAGCGTCGACGTGGTCGGCGAGAATTTCGCGCAACTCGGATTCGGAGTCGGCCACGCGCTCGGCCTCGTGGACGTACCGTCGGGTCTCGACGCTCCCCCTCTCGGCGCGAGCGCGCAGGGTCTGTGGCTCGTCGAGGAATTCGGTGTCGGGGTCGACTCGAACGTACTCGAACGGCGGGTCCGGAACGAGGTCGCTGTCGCCGGGGTCCAGCGGCTCGAAGTAGACCACGCCGCGCTCGCCTCGGGGTCTCGCGGCGATGTCGTCGTCGTCGACGACCGCTCCGATGGCGTCCTGGGCCGCCCGCTCGACGATGTCGGCGTCGAGGTCCGACAGCCCCTCGCCGGGGTCCTCGACCGGGTCGACGCCGTCGGGCGCGTCCTCGACCGGTTCGAACCAGAACTCCCACCGGTCGAGCGACGCCTCTTCGACTTCGGTCACGGCGACCCGGTAGTACGCGCCCTCGTGTTCGGCGTAGGCTGGCGTCGGGGAGCCGTCGGGTTCGTAGGGCGCGATGGGCTGGGCCTCGGTCGTCAGCGTTCCGGAGTCGAGCAGTTCCGCGACGAGCGCGTCGGCGTGGTAGCGAACGTGGAGCGTTCCGCGCCGGGGTTCCCACGCGAACAGGTCGGTCAGCGAGGTGCCGCCCGACGGACTGCTCAACAGGGAGTAGCGCGCGCCGTCGTCCGAGAGGACCGAACAGCCGGGAAGCACGCCGACGAGGCCGATGCCAGCGAGTCGCAGCGCGTCCCGGCGAGAGGGTTGGAGGACCATTTCTATCGGAGGTGCGTGGACGCCGGGGATAAGTTTTCTGCAGAAGAGGTGGGAGAGATACAAATCGCGGTCAGTCGCCGTCGAGTCGCTGTTTCCACTCCTGAGCCCTGTTCAGGAGCTCGACCGGGGCGGTGTCGCTCACCGACAGTTCGGCGAGCTCTTCGAGGACGGCCTCTGCGTCCTCGCCGAACCGCTCGCGGAGGTCGTCCTCGGGGTCGGTCGGACCGGTCGCGTCGCTCTCGGTCGGTTCTCGGATCTCGTCCTCCGTCCGGAGTTCGCCGCTTCCCACGTCGAAGACGACCTGTTTCGTCCCGCCCGACCCCCCGCCCTTGGTCTCGATGGCCTCGTCGGCCCGGAGCTTTTCGAGCACGTCTCTGGAGCGCTCGACGACCGGGCCGGGCACGCCCGCGAGGTCGGCGACGTGGATGCCGTACGACCGGTCGGTCGGTCCCTCCTCGACGGTCCGGAGGAAGGTCACGTCGTTCGATTCGTCGGCCGGACGGGACTCCGTCCCGCTGGAAGACGGCGGTTCGCCGTCGACCGCGACGTGGACGTTCGCCACTCGGTCGAGGTGGTCGGCGAGGGTGGTGAGCTCGTGGTAGTGGGTGGCGAACAGGGTCTTCGCTCGGACCTCGTTGTGGAGGTACTCGGTGGCGGCCCACGCGATGGAGATGCCGTCGTAGGTCGCGGTTCCCCGGCCCACCTCGTCGAGAATCACGAGCGACTGGTCGCTGGCGGAGTGGAGGATGTTGCTGAGTTCCTGCATCTCGACCATGAACGTCGACCGACCCTGCGCGAGTTCGTCGAGCGCGCCGACCCGGGTGTAGATGCCATCGACGAGACCTATCTCTGCGGATTCGGCGGGGACGAAGCTCCCGACCTGCGCGAGCAGGGTTATCAGGGCGACCTGACGCATGTAGGTCGACTTGCCCGACATGTTGGGGCCGGTCACCACGAGGAACTGGCGGTCGCCGCCGAGTTCGGCGTCGTTGGGGACGAACTCGGTGGTGCGCTCGACCACGGGGTGGCGACCCGCCTCGATGCGGAGGTCGCCCGACTCACGGAGGTCGGGGCGGACCCAGTCGTTCTCGACCGCGTGGACCGCGAGCGACGCCAGCGCGTCGATTTCGGCGAGCGCGCGGCCGACCGACTGGAGGAGGTCGGCGCGCGCGGCGACACGGTCGCGGAGGTCGGCGAACAGCTCGTACTCCAGCTCCCCGCGGCGCTCTTCGAGGCGCAGAATCTCGCGTTCGCGCTCGTCGAGTTCGTCGGTGGTGTAGCGCTCGGAGTTCTTGAGGCTCTTGAGCCGGTCGTAGTGGTCGGGGACCTTCTCGGTCTCGGACTTGCCGACCTGAATGTAGTAGCCGTCGGTCTTGTTGCGGTCGACCTGGAGGTGTGCGATGCCGTGTGCGCGCTTCTCGCGGTCGTCCAGCGTGTCGAGCCACTCCTCGGCCTCCTCGTGGCGCTCGATGAGTTCGTCGAGTTCGTCGTCGTGGCCGCGCCGGAAGAGGCCGCCCTCGGTAATCGTTCCGGGCGGGTCGTCGGCGAGCGCGTCGAGTTCCCCGGCGAGCGCGGCGGCCGCCTCGCGGTCGGGCCGGGCGACGATATCCGCGAGGGGCGACCCCGACAGTCGGGGGTCGCTGGCGATGGCGTCGGCGACCTGCGGCAGGAGGGCGAGCGTCTCGCGGACCCGGAGGAGGTCGCGGGCGTCTGCGCTCCCGTGGGCCGACCTGCTCGCGAGCCGTTCGAGGTCGTAGGCGTCGCCGAGCGTCTCCCGGAGGCCCTCGCGGGCCAGCGCGGAGTCGGCGAGCGCGGCGACCGAGTCGCCGCGCTCGCGGAGGGTCCCGAGGTCGCGGCGCGGTCGCTGGAGCCACTCCCTGAGGCGGCGCTTGCCCGGACTCGTGACGGTGTGGTCGATGGTCGAAAAGAGCGACCCCTCCCGGTCGCCCTGCATCGTCTCGGTGAGTTCGAGGTTTCGCTGGGTCGTCG from Halorussus salilacus carries:
- the mutL gene encoding DNA mismatch repair endonuclease MutL, which produces MTDTNRITRLDDDTIRKIAAGEVVERPASVVKELVENSLDADADRIDVTVESGGTDRIVVSDDGVGMSEADVRAAVREHTTSKIEDADDLDSGVTTLGFRGEALHTIGAVARVTITTKPREGDRATELRMDEGEVASVGSAGRPEGTTVEVADLFYNTPARRKYLKTTTTEFSHVNTVVTRYALANPDVAVSLTHDGREVFATTGRGDLQSALLSVYGREVATSMIRVEGDESDAGVSISGYVSDPETTRSTREYLSTYVNGRYVSSPVVRDAVLSAYGGQLSAERYPFAVLFVDVPPSEVDVNVHPRKMECRWEKESAVKAAVERAVEDALLDHGLVRSSAPRGASAPEEARVEPERADESEQAELATGTDDRPREQATLGADGESGADSNPETDSSAQSTPTDDSRVSESTANEGPVDSPANARSVGSTGDATSANSVTEAETARTPPSAASGPSESGEGSSRSRAPESAAEADSAADSDPTVDTRPTADTSSVADSDRKFSAPTEAETLAGDPTPDPEFDRLPRMRILGQLHDTYVVAETPDGLVLVDQHAADERVNYERLAAEFADDTTTQMLAQPVELELTAGEAAVFDEYREALETLGFRAERAERASADAASRTVRVRTAPTVLDSTLDPELLRDALGEFVSTDADDRGDTVEQVADDLLADLACYPSITGNTSLREGSVVELLSALDDCENPYACPHGRPVIIEFSAEEIDDRFERDYPGHAGRRRED
- the mutS gene encoding DNA mismatch repair protein MutS — protein: MSETDTEATGIVGEFLSLKAETDADFLVMQVGDFYEFFGDDAEEVAALLDLKVSQKSSHGSNYPMAGVPVDKLTPHLKGLVERGYRVAVADQHETADGHAREITRVVTPGTLLETADADARYIAAVVRVADDRYGLAFADVTTGRFLVTDASGSDPEDATARAFTELYRFDPAEVLPGPDVRNDDAFLDRVRERTDAVLSVHRAEAFAPGRATHATREQFGAETLDSLGLDGDERPEVRAAGALLSYVEETGTGVRASMTRLRRFRGDDHVELDATTQRNLELTETMQGDREGSLFSTIDHTVTSPGKRRLREWLQRPRRDLGTLRERGDSVAALADSALAREGLRETLGDAYDLERLASRSAHGSADARDLLRVRETLALLPQVADAIASDPRLSGSPLADIVARPDREAAAALAGELDALADDPPGTITEGGLFRRGHDDELDELIERHEEAEEWLDTLDDREKRAHGIAHLQVDRNKTDGYYIQVGKSETEKVPDHYDRLKSLKNSERYTTDELDEREREILRLEERRGELEYELFADLRDRVAARADLLQSVGRALAEIDALASLAVHAVENDWVRPDLRESGDLRIEAGRHPVVERTTEFVPNDAELGGDRQFLVVTGPNMSGKSTYMRQVALITLLAQVGSFVPAESAEIGLVDGIYTRVGALDELAQGRSTFMVEMQELSNILHSASDQSLVILDEVGRGTATYDGISIAWAATEYLHNEVRAKTLFATHYHELTTLADHLDRVANVHVAVDGEPPSSSGTESRPADESNDVTFLRTVEEGPTDRSYGIHVADLAGVPGPVVERSRDVLEKLRADEAIETKGGGSGGTKQVVFDVGSGELRTEDEIREPTESDATGPTDPEDDLRERFGEDAEAVLEELAELSVSDTAPVELLNRAQEWKQRLDGD